One window of the Eucalyptus grandis isolate ANBG69807.140 chromosome 8, ASM1654582v1, whole genome shotgun sequence genome contains the following:
- the LOC120287182 gene encoding uncharacterized PE-PGRS family protein PE_PGRS54-like has translation MVKENYLIWIRAKISRTVVRVGVGLWRLQGHSSFGQAHHGLCGGCSGAAAQEGGLVDSAEQRAGRGRGRSSSAQLGPGEDGGGAVTGGAACGRLGGGAVSGGGAGAVTNEQGWIAGRRRRRRGWRCQVAGINGPAAVGWRGGTTGGEGGAGCGRRARFAGRRVVAGQRRLQAEAGGRDEGERRQQRRRRERRALRVKASRSWVVGLRPATGEWGSGAVTSCRGMEDAEADRKPRVVTATAGATNGGASSWVVLAQGMAGRVAVIGGAAGRSFAARRTGEERKPWKSGAKNFWRR, from the exons atggttaaagaaaactaccttaTTTGGATCCGAGCCAAAATTTCACGAACAGTAGTTCGCGTTGGGGTAGGGCTGTGGCGGTTGCAAGGCCACAGCAGCTTCGGTCAAGCTCATCACGGGCTTTGTGGGGGCTGCTCAGGCGCAGCAGCTCAGGAAGGAGGGCTGGTGGACTCGGCAGAGCAGCGAGCAGGCCGGGGTCGA GGAAGGAGCAGCAGTGCGCAGCTCGGGCCAGGCGAAGACGGGGGAGGCGCGGTGACGGGTGGAGCAGCTTGCGGACGTTTGGGCGGTGGCGCGGTGTCAGGCGGAGGTGCAGGCGCGGTGACGAACGAGCAGGGGTGGATTGCAGGGAGACGGCGTCGGAGGCGCGGGTGGAGATGTCAGGTTGCTGGCATTAACGGGCCAGCAGCGGTTGGTTGGAGAGGTGGTACGACCGGCGGGGAAGGTGGTGCGGGTTGCGGGCGTCGGGCGCGGTTTGCTGGGCGTCGGGTCGTCGCAGGTCAGCGCAGGTTGCAGGCGGAGGCTGGCGGGCGCGATGAAGGCGAGCGACGGCAGcagcggaggcggagggagCGTCGGGCGCTGCGGGTGAAGGCGAGCAGGTCGTGGGTCGTCGGGTTGAGGCCGGCGACGGGTGAGTGGGGCTCCGGCGCGGTGACGAGCTGCAGAGGAATGGAGGACGCTGAAGCGGATCGGAAGCCGCGGGTCGTCACGGCCACAGCAGGGGCGACGAACGGCGGTGCGAGCTCGTGGGTGGTGCTCGCACAGGGGATGGCCGGGCGAGTGGCGGTGATTGGTGGTGCGGCTGGGCGGAGTTTTGCTGCGAGGCGAACGGGTGAGGAGCGGAAACCGTGGAAATCCGGAGCGAAGAActtttggagaagatga